One region of Rhodophyticola sp. CCM32 genomic DNA includes:
- a CDS encoding thiamine pyrophosphate-dependent dehydrogenase E1 component subunit alpha, with the protein MTRTNYDTGRGLALLAMMERIRAFERQAELAATRDKLVLGAIHLSIGQEACAAGIMQALRRDDLLLSTHRGHGHTLAKGADPAAMMKELLGREGGCCGGKGGSMHIADFGVGMLGANGVVSANITIGAGAAHGIKLLGDDRICVDIFGDGAINRGPFLEGLNWAAVFDLPVLFVCEDNEWSATTRTADMTGGDGAAARAEAIGLPVQRVDGNDVEAVADIAGDLVARIRRDRRPAFLHARTFRQEGHTYFDPAAYRSQEATQARIAADDPIARHRETLQAAGVAMAELDQIKAKAEAEMQAALSVATAAPFPPDDSVFDEVQDIGSPAEEAV; encoded by the coding sequence GACAGGCCGAACTGGCCGCCACCCGTGACAAGCTGGTGCTGGGGGCGATACATCTGTCGATCGGGCAGGAGGCCTGTGCCGCCGGGATCATGCAGGCGCTGCGGCGCGATGATCTGCTGTTATCCACCCATCGCGGCCATGGGCATACCCTGGCCAAAGGCGCCGATCCGGCGGCGATGATGAAAGAGCTTCTGGGCCGCGAGGGCGGCTGTTGCGGTGGCAAGGGCGGGTCGATGCATATCGCCGATTTCGGGGTCGGGATGCTGGGGGCCAACGGGGTCGTTTCCGCCAATATCACCATCGGTGCCGGGGCCGCCCATGGGATCAAACTGCTGGGCGATGACCGGATCTGCGTCGATATTTTCGGCGATGGGGCAATCAATCGCGGGCCGTTTCTGGAAGGGCTGAACTGGGCCGCCGTCTTTGACCTGCCGGTGCTGTTTGTCTGCGAGGATAATGAATGGTCCGCCACCACGCGCACGGCGGATATGACCGGTGGCGACGGGGCCGCCGCCCGGGCCGAGGCGATCGGCCTGCCGGTTCAGCGGGTCGATGGCAATGATGTGGAGGCGGTTGCCGATATCGCCGGTGATCTGGTCGCGCGCATCCGTCGTGACCGCAGGCCCGCTTTCCTGCATGCGCGCACCTTCCGGCAGGAAGGCCATACCTATTTCGACCCGGCGGCCTATCGCTCGCAAGAGGCGACGCAGGCCCGGATCGCCGCAGATGACCCGATCGCCCGCCATCGCGAAACCCTGCAGGCGGCAGGTGTCGCAATGGCGGAGCTGGATCAGATAAAGGCAAAGGCGGAGGCCGAGATGCAGGCGGCTTTAAGCGTTGCCACGGCCGCGCCATTCCCCCCGGATGACAGCGTTTTTGACGAGGTTCAGGATATCGGTTCCCCCGCTGAGGAGGCCGTCTGA
- a CDS encoding helix-turn-helix transcriptional regulator gives MKLNISEAFVEDVAHFERSDDKPNYLRKFGRQFGLSDLAYMQLNAHNLAAPPVELITTYSKAWEERYVAMGYEASDPVVSNSFRGLLPFDWSSVPSSDKHARKFFGEAAEFGVSAKGLSIPIRAPDGGQALFSVSSQESAGEWRLIKKHLLSDLIYFGFLVHSSITRTTETKNADVVLSPREKDVLIWSSEGKSCWETAKILGLSERTVNFYIQNASAKLGAASKTQAVAIAIQRRLILHTIRK, from the coding sequence ATGAAGTTAAATATTTCAGAGGCGTTTGTTGAAGACGTCGCCCATTTCGAGAGATCAGATGACAAGCCGAACTACCTTCGAAAGTTCGGTCGGCAGTTTGGGCTGTCTGATCTTGCCTACATGCAACTCAACGCCCACAACTTAGCTGCGCCGCCGGTAGAGCTCATAACAACATACTCCAAGGCTTGGGAAGAACGTTATGTGGCTATGGGATATGAGGCCAGTGATCCCGTCGTCTCCAACAGTTTTCGCGGCTTATTGCCTTTCGACTGGAGCAGCGTTCCCAGCAGTGACAAGCACGCAAGAAAGTTCTTTGGCGAGGCCGCTGAGTTCGGTGTCAGCGCAAAGGGCCTTTCGATACCGATACGTGCCCCTGACGGGGGACAAGCACTCTTCTCGGTCAGTTCACAGGAGTCAGCCGGAGAATGGCGATTGATCAAGAAGCACCTGCTGTCTGATCTCATCTATTTCGGTTTTCTAGTTCACTCGTCCATCACCAGAACAACCGAGACAAAAAACGCAGATGTCGTCTTATCGCCAAGGGAAAAAGATGTGTTGATCTGGTCGAGCGAAGGTAAAAGTTGCTGGGAAACTGCCAAAATCCTCGGCCTCAGCGAACGCACCGTAAACTTCTATATCCAGAACGCATCCGCGAAACTCGGAGCAGCGTCAAAGACGCAAGCTGTTGCAATCGCGATTCAGCGGAGGTTAATTCTGCACACGATCCGAAAGTGA
- a CDS encoding thiamine pyrophosphate-binding protein — protein MSANEMTGGEALVRMLLAHGAGPMFGMGGFQLLPFYDAARRLGLNHNLINDERCAVFAADAYAKVSGRVGLVDATLGPGATNLVTGLVEALNAGSPLVAIVGDAQRDHAGKNMTQETDQVSILRPCVKELIRVEAVHRIPEAVRRAFAVATSGRPGPVIVDVPEDICHGLHGFDDSDFEVDPAHEAAPALRCRPDTGALEKAVALLAQAQRPLMLCGGGVHISGATKAVTALAETCGIPVAHTMTGKGAVACTSDLNAGLFGRYDRIANDLIDKADCLLVVGCKLGEIATKRYTVPAPGKTVIHLEIVAEEMGRTYQPTVRLWGDAKAGLEDLLAALSPGAAERKAGRASWLAGVPEKMAAWRRDVADRLQSDETPVHMARLVTELNTHLPEDGYLIADGGFAAHWGGLLFDSKRAGRPFVPDRGFASIGYGLPGAMGAQLAAPDAVVVGLTGDGGFNMVLGELETARRMGLGLTVIVVNNAASGYVKALQHLMYGEGNYQSSDLAETNYAALAEAMGCHGIRVERPGDLDGALQAGFAERSRPSVIDVMVTRDPGRMLPAVDNRTVQVKKGDRVA, from the coding sequence ATGAGTGCCAATGAAATGACCGGTGGCGAGGCTTTGGTGCGGATGCTTCTGGCCCATGGGGCCGGGCCGATGTTCGGTATGGGCGGGTTCCAGCTTTTGCCGTTTTACGACGCGGCGCGGCGGCTGGGGCTGAACCATAACCTGATCAATGATGAACGCTGCGCGGTTTTCGCGGCGGATGCCTATGCCAAGGTCTCGGGCCGGGTCGGGCTGGTGGATGCGACGCTTGGGCCCGGCGCCACAAATCTGGTGACCGGCCTGGTCGAGGCGCTGAATGCGGGCTCCCCCCTGGTGGCGATTGTCGGCGATGCGCAGCGCGATCATGCGGGCAAGAACATGACCCAGGAAACCGATCAGGTTTCGATCCTGCGGCCCTGCGTCAAGGAACTGATCCGGGTCGAGGCTGTGCATCGCATCCCCGAGGCGGTACGCCGCGCCTTCGCGGTGGCAACCTCGGGCCGTCCGGGGCCGGTGATTGTGGATGTGCCGGAAGATATCTGCCACGGGCTGCACGGGTTCGACGACAGCGATTTTGAGGTTGATCCCGCCCATGAGGCCGCACCGGCCCTGCGCTGCCGCCCGGATACCGGTGCCCTTGAAAAGGCCGTGGCCCTGCTGGCACAGGCGCAGCGCCCGCTGATGCTGTGCGGTGGCGGGGTGCATATCAGCGGGGCGACAAAAGCCGTGACCGCGCTGGCCGAAACCTGTGGCATTCCGGTGGCCCATACGATGACCGGCAAGGGGGCCGTGGCCTGCACATCCGATCTGAATGCGGGCCTGTTCGGACGCTATGACCGGATTGCCAATGATCTGATCGACAAGGCCGATTGCCTGCTGGTGGTGGGCTGCAAACTGGGTGAGATCGCCACCAAGCGCTACACCGTTCCCGCCCCGGGCAAGACGGTGATCCATCTTGAGATTGTCGCCGAGGAAATGGGCCGCACCTATCAGCCGACTGTCCGGCTGTGGGGGGATGCAAAAGCCGGGCTGGAGGATTTGCTGGCCGCCCTGTCCCCCGGCGCTGCCGAGCGGAAGGCCGGGCGGGCCAGCTGGCTGGCCGGGGTGCCCGAGAAGATGGCCGCATGGCGCAGGGATGTTGCCGACAGGCTCCAGTCCGACGAGACACCGGTCCATATGGCCCGGCTGGTCACCGAGCTGAACACGCATCTGCCCGAGGATGGCTATCTGATCGCAGACGGGGGGTTTGCCGCGCATTGGGGCGGGCTTCTGTTCGACAGCAAACGCGCCGGGCGGCCTTTCGTGCCGGACCGGGGGTTTGCCTCCATCGGCTATGGCCTGCCGGGCGCCATGGGCGCACAACTGGCCGCCCCCGATGCGGTGGTTGTGGGCCTGACCGGCGATGGCGGGTTCAACATGGTTCTGGGAGAGCTTGAAACCGCCCGGCGCATGGGGCTGGGCCTGACCGTGATTGTCGTGAACAACGCGGCGTCAGGCTATGTGAAGGCGTTGCAGCACCTGATGTATGGGGAGGGGAATTACCAGTCCTCGGATCTGGCCGAGACGAATTATGCCGCCCTTGCCGAGGCGATGGGCTGTCACGGTATCCGTGTGGAACGCCCCGGGGATCTGGACGGCGCGCTTCAGGCGGGTTTCGCCGAACGCAGCCGGCCAAGCGTGATTGACGTGATGGTCACGCGCGATCCGGGCCGGATGCTGCCTGCGGTGGATAACCGCACGGTGCAGGTCAAAAAGGGGGACCGCGTGGCATGA
- a CDS encoding TRAP transporter substrate-binding protein — protein sequence MTMKPIAAAAVFCLAAGAVDARDVEMQSIYPGSLPLLGDSGQSMGERVSVLTGGSLNIVFRNPGEIVAGNEIWDAISTGAIEAAWYSPGFAESVVPSASLFTAFPFGPDVREYTAWWYQGGGGDLWNEITAPFNVHSELCAILAPEASGWFREEINSVEDLDGLRMRVFGLGASVFSELGVQAQSLPPADTMTALNLGTIDAAELSFPAIDNALGMYEHADHYYFPGWHQQTSLIVFMMNTNSWEALSDQERASVQEVCAANVALTMAQGEAIQLDPLSTMVDEHGVTVHRWSDEMMAAFEGAWETVVAQKVAENAEFARVWNHIQAFRDGYTTWSELGYVD from the coding sequence ATGACGATGAAACCAATAGCCGCTGCGGCGGTGTTCTGTCTGGCCGCAGGTGCGGTCGACGCCAGAGATGTCGAGATGCAATCCATCTATCCCGGAAGCCTGCCGCTTCTGGGCGATAGCGGGCAATCCATGGGCGAACGGGTTTCCGTTCTGACCGGCGGCTCGCTCAACATCGTTTTCCGCAACCCCGGCGAGATTGTCGCCGGTAACGAAATCTGGGATGCGATTTCCACCGGGGCGATTGAAGCCGCCTGGTATTCCCCCGGTTTCGCCGAAAGCGTCGTGCCCTCGGCATCGCTTTTCACCGCCTTCCCGTTTGGCCCGGATGTGCGTGAATACACCGCCTGGTGGTATCAGGGTGGTGGCGGCGATCTGTGGAACGAGATCACGGCGCCTTTCAATGTACATTCCGAACTTTGCGCGATTCTGGCACCCGAAGCGTCAGGCTGGTTCCGTGAAGAGATCAACAGTGTCGAAGACCTGGACGGTCTGCGCATGCGGGTCTTTGGCCTTGGCGCCTCGGTGTTCAGTGAACTGGGGGTGCAGGCCCAATCCCTGCCACCGGCCGATACGATGACCGCCCTCAATCTTGGCACGATCGACGCCGCCGAGTTGAGCTTTCCGGCCATCGACAACGCGCTTGGCATGTATGAGCATGCGGATCATTACTACTTCCCCGGCTGGCATCAGCAGACATCTCTGATTGTCTTCATGATGAACACCAACAGCTGGGAGGCGCTGAGCGATCAGGAACGCGCATCGGTTCAGGAAGTCTGCGCGGCCAATGTGGCCCTGACCATGGCCCAGGGGGAGGCGATCCAGCTTGATCCGCTGTCCACCATGGTTGATGAACATGGTGTGACCGTTCATCGCTGGTCTGATGAGATGATGGCCGCGTTCGAGGGGGCATGGGAAACGGTTGTGGCGCAGAAAGTCGCGGAAAACGCCGAATTCGCCCGTGTCTGGAACCATATTCAGGCTTTCCGGGATGGGTATACCACCTGGTCCGAGCTTGGCTATGTTGACTGA
- a CDS encoding TRAP transporter small permease subunit, whose translation MQTLLRFAHILALPCHVFARLCGIMLLLLTVVIMYDVIGRRFFNTGSFTVSDLEWHLHGAIAILAFGYAYIRDAHVRIDIFAQKMSRRVKLELEFWAILFFLVPFMLLLLWFGWDFAWRAFVRGEGPPGGMGLPNRWIIKSAIPLAAVLTMMGGLSVALRIRVAVARPDLVDSPFEYS comes from the coding sequence ATGCAAACGCTGCTGCGTTTCGCCCATATCCTTGCGCTGCCCTGCCATGTCTTTGCACGGCTTTGCGGGATTATGCTGTTACTCCTGACGGTTGTCATCATGTATGACGTGATTGGCCGACGGTTCTTCAACACCGGGTCGTTCACCGTGTCTGACCTCGAATGGCATCTGCACGGGGCGATTGCGATCCTCGCCTTTGGCTATGCCTATATCCGCGACGCCCATGTGCGGATCGACATTTTCGCGCAGAAGATGAGCCGCCGGGTCAAGCTGGAACTGGAATTCTGGGCGATCCTGTTCTTTCTGGTGCCTTTCATGCTGCTTTTGTTGTGGTTCGGCTGGGATTTCGCCTGGCGCGCCTTTGTCCGGGGCGAAGGGCCGCCGGGCGGTATGGGCCTGCCCAATCGCTGGATCATCAAATCGGCGATCCCTCTGGCGGCGGTGCTGACCATGATGGGGGGGCTTTCGGTTGCATTGCGTATTCGCGTGGCGGTGGCGCGGCCTGATCTGGTCGACAGCCCGTTCGAGTATAGCTGA
- a CDS encoding alpha-ketoacid dehydrogenase subunit beta, whose amino-acid sequence MPVMTYAGAALQALREAMIADPRVWCVGEDLGRGGVFGQYKGLREEFGETRISDAPISEAGIMGAAFGAAMVGTRPVVEMRFADFALCATDELINQIAKARFMFGGQSRAPMVIRKPMGMWRSSAAQHSQSLEAWYAHIPGLVVAVPATPQDNYAMMRAAIAADDPVVYLEHKDIWLNEAEVDPEEPFTWGTARRRHAGGDLTVVSWSNTANLAAEAADILAAEGIAADVLDLRSLWPWDRQAVCESAGRSGRLLVAHESVGTAGFGAEVVATVVENTSLTCPPRRLASPRSLVPYAPNLEDQLRVTADMIADTAREMCR is encoded by the coding sequence ATGCCCGTCATGACCTATGCAGGCGCCGCCCTTCAGGCGCTGCGCGAGGCGATGATCGCCGACCCCCGTGTCTGGTGCGTGGGCGAGGATCTGGGGCGCGGCGGCGTCTTCGGGCAATATAAGGGCCTGCGCGAGGAATTCGGCGAAACCCGGATATCCGACGCGCCGATTTCCGAGGCCGGGATCATGGGGGCCGCCTTTGGCGCGGCGATGGTCGGCACCCGCCCGGTGGTCGAGATGCGGTTCGCCGATTTCGCGCTCTGCGCCACTGATGAGCTGATCAACCAGATCGCCAAGGCGCGCTTCATGTTCGGGGGGCAAAGCCGCGCGCCCATGGTGATCCGCAAACCGATGGGCATGTGGCGGTCTTCGGCGGCGCAGCATTCGCAATCGCTGGAAGCCTGGTATGCGCATATCCCCGGTCTGGTTGTCGCTGTCCCCGCCACGCCGCAGGACAATTATGCGATGATGCGCGCGGCCATCGCTGCGGATGATCCGGTTGTCTATCTGGAGCACAAGGATATCTGGCTGAACGAAGCCGAGGTTGACCCTGAAGAGCCCTTTACCTGGGGCACCGCCCGGCGGCGTCATGCGGGGGGCGATCTGACCGTGGTCAGCTGGTCGAACACTGCCAATCTGGCCGCAGAGGCGGCGGACATACTGGCGGCAGAGGGGATCGCCGCCGATGTGCTGGATCTGCGCAGCCTCTGGCCCTGGGACAGGCAGGCCGTCTGCGAAAGCGCGGGGCGTAGCGGGCGCCTGCTGGTCGCCCATGAAAGCGTGGGCACGGCTGGGTTCGGGGCCGAGGTGGTGGCGACTGTGGTCGAAAATACCAGCCTGACGTGCCCGCCCCGGCGTTTGGCCTCGCCCCGGTCGCTTGTGCCTTATGCACCCAATCTTGAAGACCAGTTGCGGGTGACCGCCGACATGATTGCCGATACAGCCCGGGAGATGTGCAGATGA
- a CDS encoding SDR family NAD(P)-dependent oxidoreductase, giving the protein MTRRFDNKRVLVAGGGSIGPGVGNGKAASILFAREGAHVLVVDRDEDAAAETVALITGEGGSAEAFAGDMTDPAGARAAVDQIAEGGGLDVLHYNIGTSLRGGVVETTPEDWARVFEINLGAAYHLSRACLPVMEAAGKGALVFISSLAGLRAGPYSYISYEASKAALQRMSQSIAREYAPKGIRANAILPGLIETPHVQAFVAPDADPEDLARTRAAMVPMGRQGTPWDVAHAALFLASDDAAFITGVLLPVDGGSSL; this is encoded by the coding sequence ATGACCCGCAGATTTGACAATAAGCGCGTGCTGGTCGCCGGTGGCGGGTCGATCGGGCCGGGGGTTGGCAATGGCAAGGCGGCCTCGATCCTGTTTGCACGCGAAGGGGCCCATGTGCTGGTGGTGGACCGGGATGAGGATGCCGCCGCCGAAACCGTGGCCCTGATCACGGGCGAGGGTGGCAGCGCAGAGGCGTTTGCCGGGGATATGACCGACCCTGCCGGTGCCCGGGCTGCGGTTGATCAGATCGCCGAAGGCGGCGGGCTTGATGTTCTGCATTACAATATCGGCACCAGCCTGCGGGGTGGGGTGGTCGAAACCACGCCCGAGGATTGGGCCCGCGTTTTCGAGATCAACCTTGGCGCGGCCTATCACCTGTCCCGCGCCTGTCTGCCTGTGATGGAGGCGGCGGGGAAGGGCGCGCTTGTCTTCATTTCCTCGCTCGCCGGGCTGCGTGCGGGCCCCTATTCCTATATTTCCTATGAAGCCTCGAAAGCGGCTTTGCAGCGCATGTCGCAAAGCATCGCGCGGGAATACGCACCGAAGGGCATTCGCGCCAATGCGATTCTGCCGGGGCTGATCGAAACGCCCCATGTGCAGGCATTTGTCGCCCCGGATGCCGACCCGGAAGACCTGGCCCGGACCCGGGCCGCCATGGTTCCCATGGGCCGTCAGGGCACCCCCTGGGATGTGGCCCATGCGGCGCTGTTTCTGGCCTCCGATGACGCGGCTTTCATCACCGGCGTCCTTCTGCCCGTGGATGGTGGCTCATCCCTTTGA
- a CDS encoding TRAP transporter large permease: MEFLIEFLPGFMFLALIAGLFSTLPVGVVLMGVTLIFGILALMLGEMRFAQLTLMPNRIFGGIIENPVLVAAPMFIFMGLIMERTRVAEDLLISLQKVLRVVPGGLALAVTLMGTILAAATGIIGASVVMLTVLALPTMLNRGYSPALAAGTVASAGTLGILIPPSVMLVFMGDLLTLNLAKLFVAAFMPGMVLAGIYVVYIVLRAAFDPASAPKAPPVPPEERKGLAREFIVSLALPFLIIVAVLGSILGGFATPTEAAGVGAFAALFLGFLRGRLDWTTLSGAMDGSVRTIAMLFFIFVGATAFAYVFRHVGGEHFIIDTARSLALGDWGLLAMMMIMIFIMGFFFDWIEITLIVLPVFAPIVQLMDLGDHVAQGDLIYWFAVLVAVNLQTSFLTPPFGFALFYLKGAAGGAVSMAQVYRGIIPFVLLQVAILGLLIWQPWIVLSLPEAVLR; this comes from the coding sequence ATGGAATTTCTGATCGAGTTTCTTCCGGGCTTCATGTTTCTTGCGCTGATTGCCGGGTTGTTTTCCACCCTCCCCGTGGGTGTCGTGCTGATGGGGGTGACACTGATCTTCGGGATACTGGCGCTGATGCTGGGCGAGATGCGCTTTGCACAGCTGACCCTTATGCCCAACCGCATTTTTGGCGGTATCATCGAAAACCCGGTTCTGGTGGCCGCGCCGATGTTCATCTTCATGGGCCTGATCATGGAGCGGACACGGGTGGCCGAGGATCTGCTGATCTCGCTGCAGAAAGTGCTGCGCGTGGTGCCCGGTGGGCTGGCCCTGGCCGTGACCCTGATGGGTACGATATTGGCGGCGGCAACGGGGATCATCGGGGCCTCGGTCGTGATGCTGACGGTGCTGGCCCTGCCCACCATGCTCAATCGCGGCTACAGCCCGGCCCTTGCGGCGGGCACCGTGGCCAGTGCCGGAACCCTGGGTATCCTGATCCCGCCCTCTGTCATGCTGGTTTTCATGGGCGATCTGCTGACGCTGAACCTGGCCAAACTGTTTGTAGCGGCCTTCATGCCGGGGATGGTGCTGGCGGGGATTTACGTTGTCTATATCGTGCTGCGCGCGGCGTTTGATCCGGCCAGCGCGCCCAAGGCACCACCGGTGCCGCCGGAGGAACGCAAAGGGCTGGCGCGGGAGTTCATCGTGTCGCTGGCCTTGCCGTTTCTGATTATCGTTGCGGTGCTGGGGTCGATCCTGGGCGGGTTTGCCACCCCGACCGAGGCGGCGGGCGTGGGGGCTTTTGCGGCGTTGTTTCTGGGCTTTCTGCGCGGGCGGCTTGACTGGACAACCCTTTCGGGCGCGATGGATGGCTCTGTGCGCACCATTGCGATGCTGTTCTTCATCTTCGTGGGCGCCACCGCTTTCGCCTATGTGTTTCGCCATGTGGGCGGGGAACATTTCATCATCGACACCGCGCGAAGTCTTGCTCTGGGGGATTGGGGCCTGCTGGCGATGATGATGATCATGATCTTTATCATGGGGTTCTTCTTTGACTGGATCGAGATCACCCTGATCGTGTTGCCGGTTTTTGCGCCGATTGTGCAGTTGATGGATCTGGGGGACCATGTGGCGCAGGGCGATCTGATCTACTGGTTCGCGGTGCTGGTGGCGGTGAACCTGCAAACCTCTTTCCTGACACCGCCTTTCGGATTTGCGCTTTTCTATCTCAAGGGGGCTGCGGGCGGCGCTGTCAGCATGGCGCAGGTCTATCGCGGGATCATCCCGTTTGTCCTGTTGCAGGTCGCAATTCTGGGCCTGCTGATCTGGCAGCCCTGGATCGTGCTTTCCCTTCCTGAGGCGGTGTTGAGATGA
- a CDS encoding SDR family NAD(P)-dependent oxidoreductase, with the protein MRDPVAIVTGGAGTLGRAIGDALAADGMRVILADMVPVADAGAGQAGVACDITDAEDRARLIAGAGSDLRVLVNCAGTGQVVPLPEISAALWDKVIALNLSAAFHLCQLAAGGLGEGGAIINISSVSGLRAGYGRVAYGVSKAGLIQLTRQIAVELGPRGITCNTVAPGPVEGPLTRGIHPQSQVEDYLNTIPQGRYAIPEEIASAVAFLAGPGARHITGQCLAVDGGFLAAGVGVRDAQQAPPTQ; encoded by the coding sequence ATGAGAGATCCTGTCGCCATCGTGACCGGAGGGGCCGGTACTCTGGGCCGGGCCATCGGTGATGCCTTGGCCGCAGACGGGATGCGTGTGATCCTGGCCGATATGGTCCCTGTTGCGGATGCGGGGGCCGGGCAGGCGGGGGTCGCCTGCGATATCACCGATGCGGAGGACCGGGCCCGGCTGATCGCCGGGGCGGGCAGCGATCTGCGCGTGCTGGTCAATTGCGCGGGCACCGGGCAGGTTGTGCCGTTGCCTGAGATTTCGGCCGCACTTTGGGACAAGGTCATCGCCCTGAACCTGAGTGCTGCATTCCATCTTTGCCAACTGGCCGCAGGGGGACTGGGCGAAGGCGGCGCGATCATCAACATCTCCTCGGTTTCGGGGCTGCGGGCCGGTTACGGGCGTGTGGCCTATGGTGTTTCAAAGGCCGGGCTGATCCAGTTGACCAGACAGATCGCTGTCGAACTTGGACCGCGCGGGATCACCTGCAACACGGTGGCCCCCGGCCCGGTTGAAGGGCCGCTGACGCGTGGCATTCACCCGCAAAGTCAGGTTGAGGATTACCTGAACACAATCCCGCAGGGACGTTATGCCATACCAGAGGAAATCGCATCTGCGGTGGCCTTTCTGGCAGGCCCCGGCGCCCGGCATATCACAGGCCAGTGCCTTGCGGTCGATGGCGGGTTTCTTGCGGCAGGGGTTGGGGTGCGCGATGCGCAGCAGGCCCCGCCAACGCAATGA
- a CDS encoding multidrug effflux MFS transporter produces MYRPKKPPHLITLILLTGFSPMSLNMFLPSLANIAVDFETDYGTVSWAVSGYLAITAIIQLIIGPLSDRIGRRPVLLGALLVFAFASVGCALAQSVEVFLFSRMLQGGIIGGYALSLAIVRDTRSEREAVSLIGYIGMTMAIAPMVGPMLGGVLDTFLGWRSIFAFYAASGFGLLILCWLDLGETKRDRDSDLGTPVLGATSLLREPLFWAYALCGTFSVGAFYIFLTGAPLVAQTVFEISTAELGFYIGTITVGFMLGGFIAGRFGRGFEPTTMMIAGRLIACIGLVGGLLVLALSITSPEIFFASTIFVGLGNGITMPGSNAGAMSVRPELAGSAAGLSGALIVAGGAILTAATGAAVTETNGAQTLLILMLAASGLGLGFAIWASWLRQRAAQRANA; encoded by the coding sequence ATGTATCGCCCCAAAAAACCGCCGCATTTGATCACACTGATCCTCCTGACAGGGTTCTCGCCTATGTCTCTCAATATGTTCTTGCCTTCTCTAGCGAATATCGCCGTCGATTTCGAAACAGACTATGGAACGGTGAGTTGGGCGGTCTCTGGGTATCTTGCAATAACTGCTATCATCCAACTGATCATTGGCCCGCTGTCAGATCGGATTGGCAGACGGCCAGTCCTTTTGGGAGCGTTGCTGGTCTTTGCATTTGCGTCGGTGGGCTGCGCTCTTGCTCAAAGCGTTGAGGTTTTTTTGTTTTCTCGGATGCTTCAGGGCGGGATAATCGGCGGATACGCCCTGTCTCTTGCCATCGTCCGGGACACGAGATCAGAACGAGAGGCTGTTAGTTTGATCGGTTACATTGGAATGACCATGGCAATTGCCCCGATGGTTGGTCCGATGTTAGGAGGTGTGCTGGACACATTTCTGGGATGGCGATCCATCTTCGCATTCTATGCCGCTTCAGGATTTGGCCTACTTATTTTGTGTTGGCTGGATTTGGGCGAAACCAAGCGGGATCGGGACAGTGATCTCGGCACGCCAGTGCTTGGCGCGACATCTCTTTTGCGCGAACCGCTGTTCTGGGCTTACGCACTCTGCGGCACTTTCTCTGTTGGTGCGTTCTACATCTTCCTGACGGGCGCTCCGCTTGTGGCTCAAACCGTATTTGAAATTTCGACGGCGGAGCTTGGATTCTACATAGGAACAATAACGGTCGGGTTCATGTTGGGCGGCTTCATTGCCGGGCGTTTTGGCAGAGGATTTGAGCCGACAACCATGATGATTGCGGGCCGGCTCATAGCCTGTATCGGGCTTGTTGGAGGTCTGCTCGTCTTGGCTTTGAGCATCACATCGCCAGAAATCTTCTTTGCGAGCACGATATTCGTGGGCCTCGGAAATGGGATCACAATGCCCGGCAGCAATGCTGGCGCGATGTCCGTGCGACCGGAACTTGCGGGCAGTGCCGCAGGGCTAAGTGGCGCTTTGATCGTTGCCGGAGGTGCCATTTTGACTGCGGCGACAGGCGCAGCCGTGACCGAAACCAATGGCGCGCAAACGCTGCTTATATTGATGCTGGCAGCATCCGGCTTGGGCCTCGGTTTCGCCATCTGGGCATCGTGGCTCAGGCAAAGGGCCGCGCAACGTGCGAATGCATAA